The sequence below is a genomic window from Desulfobacterales bacterium.
ATTTTCATGTGAACCATTCCTCCAGTTGATTCAGGAATGCCCGGGTATCAATGGGTTTGGTAATATAACCATGGCATCCGGCCTCAGCGGCTTTTTGTTCATCGCCCTCCATTGAATAGGATGTGAGAGCAATAATCGGTATATCTTTTAATTCTTGATCTTTCTGTATCAGTCGGGTTGCAGTTAACCCGTCAATTCCCGGCAGCTGAATGTCCATCAAAATTAGATCCGGTTTTTTTTCACGGGCAAGCCGGATACCGGTTTCAGCATCGACGGCCTCAATAATGTTGTAGTTACCAATCTGCAGAAGGCTTCTCACCAGCTTCAAATTCAATTTATTATCTTCGATAACCAGAATTTTTTTATCTTTCATCGTAAATTTTCCTTTTACTTCCAAGAGTAAAGCATATTGAGTATGAAAGTCATGATCGTATCAGACAAGCCGTTTGTTACTATCTTCGAAATAACGCCTGTCGCAATTTCGATGCGCTCGTAGTAAGCGTCGTTCAGTGTATTGCCTTATCTGCGTGCAACTTGTTTGTTTCAAAACCTCGAATTCGACTGTTTGATTATTTAATAAATCGGTGTTAGATCGCTTTTGTTTTTTTTATCTTCAAATATAATTTTTATTCATATATAAGTTCTGCTAAACACCGTACAATGTCTTTATCCAGTTTATTTTTATCAGCTTCTTCATATATGATTTTAAGTGCTTCTTCCCTCGACATTCCTTTGCGGTATGGCCGGTTACTAATCAAGGCGTCATAGATGTCCACAACCGCCATAATCCGTGCCACCATGGGGATATCCTCACCCATCATCCCATAAGGGTAACCGCTGCCGTCAAGTTTTTCATGATGATAACAGATCACATCCAGTGCAGGACCGAAATTATTCTGCAACAGCTGACAGATCTTATAGCCGATGGCGATATGCGTTTTCATAATTTCCCATTCGTCAGGCTCTATTTTATCCGATTTATTTAAAATATCATGCGGTATGCCGATCTTTCCAACATCATGCAATGCACCACCGATTTTTAATGCTTCAATCTCTTTGTCCGATA
It includes:
- a CDS encoding HD domain-containing protein, encoding PVVMVTALDDRESKIQAIEAGADDFITKPPQKEELLSRTNSLIKVKKLNNNLASIENVLFSLANAVEAKDTNTLGHIERVSNMAMTIGRRMKLSDKEIEALKIGGALHDVGKIGIPHDILNKSDKIEPDEWEIMKTHIAIGYKICQLLQNNFGPALDVICYHHEKLDGSGYPYGMMGEDIPMVARIMAVVDIYDALISNRPYRKGMSREEALKIIYEEADKNKLDKDIVRCLAELIYE
- a CDS encoding response regulator; amino-acid sequence: MKDKKILVIEDNKLNLKLVRSLLQIGNYNIIEAVDAETGIRLAREKKPDLILMDIQLPGIDGLTATRLIQKDQELKDIPIIALTSYSMEGDEQKAAEAGCHGYITKPIDTRAFLNQLEEWFT